In the Angustibacter sp. Root456 genome, TGGGCGTCGCGTCCGCGCCCGGAGGTGACGACGACGAGGAGCTCGAGCGCAACCCGGCCGAGCTCGTCGAGCAGCCGGCCAAGGTGATGCGGATCGGCAGCATGATCAAGCAGCTGCTCGACGAGGTGCGCAGCGCGCCGCTCGACGAGGCGGGGCGCAGCCGCCTGGCGGCGATCCACGAGCGCTCGCTGCACGAGCTCGAGCAGGGCCTGGCACCCGAGCTCGTCGAGGAGCTGCGGCGGATCGCGCTGCCGTTCGGCGAGGGCGAGACGCCGTCCGACGCCGAGCTGCGGATCGCGCAGGCGCAGCTCGTGGGCTGGCTCGAGGGGCTCTTTCACGGCATCCAGACCGCGCTCATGGCCCAGCAGATGGCGGCGCGGGCGCAGCTGGAGGAGATGCGCCGGGCGCTGCCCGCCGCCGGCCAGGGGGGCTCGCCGTCGTTCCCCGGCCACCCGCAACCGGGGCAGCCGGGCATGCCCGGCCGGCCCGAGCAGGCCGACGGCCCCGACCACGGGACGGGCCAGTACCTCTGACGCCCACCTCGGCGCCCCCCTTTTGGGCGCGGTGGCACCCTTGCGCCATAGGTTGGCAACGGGGCGCCCCAGCGGCGTTCGCCGCCGACGGCGTCTGGGGCACCCTTGCGCCATAGGTTGGCGACGGGGTGCCACCGCGCCAAAACCTACGGAAGGGTGGCGAGGAGGCGCTCGAGCACCTGGGCGACGCCGTCCTCGGTGACCGGCGGCGCGACGTCGTGCGCGACGGCGAGGACGTCGGCGTGCCCACCGCGCATGGCGAACCCTCGCCCGGCCCAGCCGATCATGTCGAGGTCGTTGGGCATGTCGCCGAACGCCACGACGTCGGCCTGGTCGATCCCCCACTCGCGCGCCAGCTCGGCCAGCGCCGACGCCTTGCCGACGCCGAGCGCCGAGATCTCGAGCAGGCCGTCGTTCGGGTTCGAGTGCGTGGGCGCGGCGAGACCGTCGAGCACGGGGATCGCCCGCGCAAGCATGTCGTCGCTGAGGCTCGACTCGCTGCGGCACAACAGCTTCACGACGCCGGGGTCGTCGGCGAGCAGGGATGGCAGGTCGCCCACGACCGCCTCGACGCCGACGTCCCACCGCACCACGTAGCTGCTGGTGCGGCGAAGTCCGGTGACGGTCTCGAGGGCGAAGGTCGCGTCAGGCAACGCCTCGGTGAGCCGGCGGGCTACCTCCAGGACGACGTCGGTCGTGAGAACGCGTGCGTGCAGCACCTGTTCGGCCGCGAGGTCGTAGACGACGGCACCGTTGCCGCACAACGCCGTGCCGCGGTGACCGGTCTGCGACACCACCTCGCCCATCCACCGCGGCGGGCGTCCGGTGACGTACACGACGCGGACGCCGGCGTCCTGGCAGGCCTGCAGTGCCTGCACGGTGCGGGCGCTGATCGAGCCGTCCGGGCCCACGATGGTGCCGTCGAGGTCGGTCGCCACCATGCGCATGCGGTCATTGTCGCAGGGCGGCGCAGCGCTCAGGCGGTGCTCTCCAGACCGGAGCCGGCCAGACGCCGCAGGTCGGCCGACACGCCCTCCGGCGCGCGACCGCGCAGGCGGTCGCTCGTGGCCACCGGCACGGCGACCGAGGGCACCACCGTGGCCCCCGGCAGCCGCGCGACCGCGCGCGTGAGCAGCACGTCCTCGTGGGCCGAGACCGGCGCGAACCCCCCCCGCAGCGACGTAGACGCTCGCGCGCACGCCGACGTTGGCCCCGTGCACGTGCGCGTGCGCCGCCTCGTCCACCAGCCGGTTGTAGTCGCGCCACCAGCGGGCAGCCGTGGCCGGTGGCAGCTCGTCGCCCGCGAGGTCGACCGTGCCCAGCACGAGGTCGACGCCGTCGTCCGCGAGCTTCAGCTGGTGCTCGAGCCAGTCGACCGGCACGCGCGAGTCGGCGTCGGTGCAGGCGATCCAGACACCGTCGAGGTCGTGCTGGTGCAGGTGCCTCAGCGCGGCGCTCACCCCCATCGCCCGCGCGGTGCCGACCACCCCGGCGTCGCACTCCACCGCGATCAGCTCGGGGCGCGCGGCGACGACGTCCGCCGTGCGGTCGTGGCATCGGTCGAGCACCACGACCACCACGACCGGAAGGCAGATGCGTTGTGCCGCAAGCGACACAGCCTCGAGGCACCCGGGCAGCAGCTCCTCCTCGTCGCGCGCCGGCACGACAACGGCCACGGCGGTGACGGGCCGGGCGCTCATGGCACGAGGCCCGTCTGCTGCGCGACGCTGCACACCGGTGGCCGCGCCAGGACGTCGAGCCTGAAGTCCTCCTCGACGTGCTGGGCCAGCGGCGCCAGGCCGGGATGGGCCAGCAGCGCCTCGTGCACCGCGTCGCCGTCCAGAGGGTACTCGGCGACCGGGTGGCGCCAGTGGCACGCGACGACGACGCCGTCGTCCGTGAGGCTCCGCGCGGCGCGGTCGACCAGGTCAGCCAGATCAGCGGGACCGCAGTAGTAGCCGACCTCGGAGAGCACCACGAGGTCGAAGTCGCCGTCGGGCCAGTCCGCCGGAACGCCGCCGCGCCGCACGTGGACGTTCGGCAGGCCAGCGGTGCGCTCGACGGCGCGATCCACCGCCGCTGCCACCGGATCCACGGCCAGCAGCTGGTCGCAGCGCGAGGCGAGCTCGGCCGTGAGGACGCCGATCGAGCAGCCGGGCTCGAAGGCGCGACGGAAGCGCTCGCGCGGCAGCGCGGCCAACGTCAGGGCCCGCTTGCGTCGCTCGTACCAGCGGTCGGTGAATCCCCAGGGGTCGTCGCCGTTGGTCGCGTAGAAGTCGTCGAAGAACGTGGCGTCGAGACTCGCTGTCGGTCTCTGTGCCGTCAGATCGTCTGCGGCAGTGCGGAAGTAGACCTCGTCCTCGCGCTCGAAGTGGGCGAGCAGAGCGGGGCTCAGCAGCACCTCGTCGCCCGGCTGCGGTGACAGCGGCTCGATCTGCGAGCGGTGTTCGCGCAGGGCGCGGGCCTTGGCGGCGCGGGCCACGGCGTCCAGTGGCTGGCGCACGGCGCGGGGCCAGGGCAACCGGACGTCACCCGGCGCACCCCAGTGCCAGGCCCAGATCGGGTACTCGAGCAGCTCGGCTCCCCGGTCGGCCGCGACCTGCGCCGCGACGCGGCCCGCGGTCTCGTGGTCGGTGTGGGCGTCTGCTCGCCACGGTGCTACGACACGAGAACCGTGGTGCACCAACGCATCGAGAGCCTGCTCCAGCGCTCTGGCATGGTGGTCGAGCGCGCCGTCGGGCAGGTGCAGCAGGTGCAGGTGGGCGTCCGGTGCGAGCAGCGTGACGGCCTGCTCCACCTCCTTGGCGCGCCAGCGCGCCAGGTCAGCCCGCGAGCAGGTGGGCGAGTGCGGGTGCGACGCCTCGCCGTCCGTGGCCACCACGACGTGGACGTCGACGCCGGCGCGGGCCGTCAGCGCCAGCAGTCCACCGGCGCCGAGGGTCTCGTCGTCCGGGTGCGCGGCGAGCAGCACGGTCGGGCGGGCGGGACCGACCACGGGGAGCTCGCGCAGGCCGCGCCAGGCGTCCCACAGCGCTTCGGGCGTGCCGGGGTCGTCGTGGCGGAAGGTCACCACGGCGGTGAGCCGGCGTCGAGCAGCGCCCGGCCGAGCGCGGCGGAGTCGCGCTCGGCGTGGTGCTGGCGCAGGTAGACGGTGAGGTCGGCGACGCGCCGCGCGTGGGCGTCGTCGAGGGCGAGGGGCGCCGGCCCGAGACCGTGTGCGACCCGGTGCAGCACCGCCTCGGCCGCGCGCACCACCGCTGACCGCGCGCGCAGGGCCAGCACGATGCCGGCGTCGCCATCGGCCCGACCCGCGTCGACGTCGGCGGCCGCGGCGCGCATCACCGTGGCAGCGGCGTGCAGGTCGAGGTCGGCGTCGCCGAGGTGCATGAGCGCCACCTGGTCGGGCGGCCGGCGCTCGGCGGCGCGCCACAGCGCTCGGGCGACGCCGACCGCACCGCCGAACCATGCCGCGGCCACGCCGATGCCGCCGTGCGCGAAACCGGCACGGCGCAGGTACCAGCCGGGATCACCGACCGGCTCGGCCGGCACGGCGTCGAAGGTGACGGGTCCCGACGGCACGTCGGTGAGGCCGCGGGCGTGCCAGGTGCCCTCGTGCACCGTGACGCCGGGCGCGTGCAGGTCGACGGCGAGCAGGCGCCGCTCGTCACCGTCGTGGGCGGTGACCAGGGCGTGAGTGAGGCGTCCGGCGAGGGAGCACCAGGGCTTGTCGCCGGTGACCTGCCAGCCACTGGGGGTCTCGTGGGCGTCCAGGCGCACACCCGGGCCCTCGGCGGCGAACACCCCCCACGTCGTGCCCGGCGCCGCCGCCGGTGTCTCGACGCCGGCCGCGTGCGCCTCGGCGAGGATCGCGACGGCGTCCAGGTGCGCCTCGACCACGCGGGCGGTGGTGAGGTCGGCGGCGGCCAGGCGGGCGAGCAGGTCCCAGCGCGCGAGGGTGCGTCCGCTACCGGGCAGGGGCGCCGTCGCGGTGAGGTCGGCGGCCAGCGCGAGGGCGTGCCCGACGTCCGGGCCGGTCACGACGGCGACGGCGCGGGCGACGTCCGGGTCGGCGTCAGGCTGCAGCACTCGGTGCTCCTCTCGGTGAGGCCACCTCATCACCCCTCCCGTGATCATGCACGCCAGCGCACCCCCCGCCGTCCGTGATCATGCACGCCAGCCCACCCCCGCCGTCCGTGATCATGCACGCCAGCCCACCTCTGGGGAGGATCACTCCACCCGTGGATGGCAGCGGGGGCACCCAGCTCCCATCAGAGTGGAGCAGGGTGCCACCGCGCCACACGACGGCAGGGCACGGTGGGCGTCCGGGTGACTACCCGTTGTGCCCGGATTGCGCGACACTCTGGGGGCCGGTATCGGGGCCGGCGCCTGAGCCGGGGGGAGTGCGGTGACCGAGAGGACGGCCGAGGTGGACTACCGCGCCTTCCTCAACGCGCTGCCGACCGCCTGCGTGCTGCTCGACGAGCACCTCGAGGTCACCGAAGCGAGTGCCGCGTTCCTGAGCCTGACCGGACGCACGCGCGAGCAGGTGATCGGCCGGCCCATGCTCGCGAGCTTTCCCGACCGGCCGGGTCACCCCGAGGCCGCCAGCGCGCGGCGCGCCCTCGAGGACTCCGCTCGCCGCGCCCTCACCACCGGTGCACCCGACGAGATCGACCGCATCCGGTACGACATCGAGCAGACTCCCGGCAACGGCCGCTACGAGGAGCGCTGGTGGCGGGTGCGCAACACGCCGGTGCCGGACGCCGCGGGCCGCCCGCGCGTCGTCCTCAACTCCGTGGACGACGTCACGCACCTCGTGCAGGCCCGCGAGCGGCAGCGCCGTCAGCAGCAGCGCGAGGACGAGCTGCTCGCCCGGACCGAGCGCCTGGAGTACGACCTCGACGCCAGCGCCCGCGAGCGCAGCGCCCTGGCCGCCGCCGAGCGGCAGGCCGGACGCCGCCTGCAGGGGTTGGCGTTCGTGGCGCTCGAGCTCGCGGCCGCCGACTCGGTCGAGGAGCTCACCGACCTGGTCGTGGTGCGGGGCGTGGCCGCCATGGGCTGCGACGGCGGCGGGGTCGCCGTCCGCGACGACGACGAGCAGGTCGTGCGTCTGACCATCACCGACACCTGGCGCGAGGGTCAGCGGTTGCGCCAGGAGATGCCGTACTCGACGCACCTGCCGTCGGTGGTCGCGGCGATCGTGCCAGAGCCGATCTTCCTCGGCACGCGCGAGGAGGGCCTGGCGTGGGGCCCGGAGATGGACCTCGTCTACACGACCTCGGGTCGCGAGGCGTGGGCGTCGCTGCCGCTGCTCGCCGAGGGTGAGCACCTCGGCTCGCTGACCGTGAGCTGGGTCGAGGCGCGCACGTTCACCGACGACGAGAAGGCGCTGCTCGCGGCGTTCGCTGCTCAGTGCGCGCAGGCGCTGCTGCGCATCCGGGTGCGACAGGCCGAGCGCGAGGCCATGGTGTCGTCGCGACTGCTGTCGGAGTCGTTGCAGCGCAGCCTGCTCACCGAGCCGGCGCAGCCGGACGACATGCAGGTCGTCACCCGCTACCTGCCGGCGGCGCGCGAGGCGTACGTCGGCGGCGACTGGTACGACGCCTTCCAGGTGCCGGGCGGCGACACGCTGCTGGTGGTGGGCGACGTCGCGGGCCACGACCGGCAGGCCACGGCCGCCATGGCGCAGGTGCGGGGGGTGCTGCGCGGGGTGGCCCACAGCCTCGACGCCTCACCGGCGCAGGTGCTCAGCGGGCTCGACCACGCCATGCGCGACCTGCGCATCGACGCGCTGGTCACCGCGGTGCTGGCGCGGGTCCGGACGGCGGCGCGACCCGCCGCGTTCACCTGGTCGAGCGCGGGTCACCTCCCGCCCGTCGTGATCCGCCCGGACGGCGCGGTGGAGGTGCTCGACCGCGAGGCCGACCTGCTGCTCGGCGTCCTGCCGGTCACCGCCCGCCACGACCACGAGCTGGCGTTGCCGCCCGGCACGACGGTGCTGCTGTTCACCGACGGCCTGGTCGAGCGGCGGGGTGAGTCGCTGTCGCAGGGACTGGAGTGGCTGCGGCGCAGGGTGACCTCGCTGGCTGCGCTGCCCCTCGACGTCCTGTGCGACACGCTGCTCACCGAGCTGCCCAGTGACGTCGACGACGACATCGCGATCCTGGCCGTGCGCGCGGTGCGGCCCGGCGTGACGGCCACGGGCGGCGCGGCCCACCCGAG is a window encoding:
- a CDS encoding bacterial proteasome activator family protein, whose product is MSESDDRAQGTDDASRQDERDLGSSRDDQSRIVVVTPEGMGVASAPGGDDDEELERNPAELVEQPAKVMRIGSMIKQLLDEVRSAPLDEAGRSRLAAIHERSLHELEQGLAPELVEELRRIALPFGEGETPSDAELRIAQAQLVGWLEGLFHGIQTALMAQQMAARAQLEEMRRALPAAGQGGSPSFPGHPQPGQPGMPGRPEQADGPDHGTGQYL
- a CDS encoding HAD-IIB family hydrolase, with the translated sequence MSARPVTAVAVVVPARDEEELLPGCLEAVSLAAQRICLPVVVVVVLDRCHDRTADVVAARPELIAVECDAGVVGTARAMGVSAALRHLHQHDLDGVWIACTDADSRVPVDWLEHQLKLADDGVDLVLGTVDLAGDELPPATAARWWRDYNRLVDEAAHAHVHGANVGVRASVYVAAGGVRAGLGPRGRAAHARGRAAAGGHGGALGRRAGGHERPPARSRAGGRVGRPAASGRLRSGEHRLSAAPPCDNDRMRMVATDLDGTIVGPDGSISARTVQALQACQDAGVRVVYVTGRPPRWMGEVVSQTGHRGTALCGNGAVVYDLAAEQVLHARVLTTDVVLEVARRLTEALPDATFALETVTGLRRTSSYVVRWDVGVEAVVGDLPSLLADDPGVVKLLCRSESSLSDDMLARAIPVLDGLAAPTHSNPNDGLLEISALGVGKASALAELAREWGIDQADVVAFGDMPNDLDMIGWAGRGFAMRGGHADVLAVAHDVAPPVTEDGVAQVLERLLATLP
- a CDS encoding bifunctional PIG-L family deacetylase/class I SAM-dependent methyltransferase; this translates as MVTFRHDDPGTPEALWDAWRGLRELPVVGPARPTVLLAAHPDDETLGAGGLLALTARAGVDVHVVVATDGEASHPHSPTCSRADLARWRAKEVEQAVTLLAPDAHLHLLHLPDGALDHHARALEQALDALVHHGSRVVAPWRADAHTDHETAGRVAAQVAADRGAELLEYPIWAWHWGAPGDVRLPWPRAVRQPLDAVARAAKARALREHRSQIEPLSPQPGDEVLLSPALLAHFEREDEVYFRTAADDLTAQRPTASLDATFFDDFYATNGDDPWGFTDRWYERRKRALTLAALPRERFRRAFEPGCSIGVLTAELASRCDQLLAVDPVAAAVDRAVERTAGLPNVHVRRGGVPADWPDGDFDLVVLSEVGYYCGPADLADLVDRAARSLTDDGVVVACHWRHPVAEYPLDGDAVHEALLAHPGLAPLAQHVEEDFRLDVLARPPVCSVAQQTGLVP
- a CDS encoding acyl-CoA/acyl-ACP dehydrogenase, which encodes MLQPDADPDVARAVAVVTGPDVGHALALAADLTATAPLPGSGRTLARWDLLARLAAADLTTARVVEAHLDAVAILAEAHAAGVETPAAAPGTTWGVFAAEGPGVRLDAHETPSGWQVTGDKPWCSLAGRLTHALVTAHDGDERRLLAVDLHAPGVTVHEGTWHARGLTDVPSGPVTFDAVPAEPVGDPGWYLRRAGFAHGGIGVAAAWFGGAVGVARALWRAAERRPPDQVALMHLGDADLDLHAAATVMRAAAADVDAGRADGDAGIVLALRARSAVVRAAEAVLHRVAHGLGPAPLALDDAHARRVADLTVYLRQHHAERDSAALGRALLDAGSPPW
- a CDS encoding SpoIIE family protein phosphatase, which translates into the protein MTERTAEVDYRAFLNALPTACVLLDEHLEVTEASAAFLSLTGRTREQVIGRPMLASFPDRPGHPEAASARRALEDSARRALTTGAPDEIDRIRYDIEQTPGNGRYEERWWRVRNTPVPDAAGRPRVVLNSVDDVTHLVQARERQRRQQQREDELLARTERLEYDLDASARERSALAAAERQAGRRLQGLAFVALELAAADSVEELTDLVVVRGVAAMGCDGGGVAVRDDDEQVVRLTITDTWREGQRLRQEMPYSTHLPSVVAAIVPEPIFLGTREEGLAWGPEMDLVYTTSGREAWASLPLLAEGEHLGSLTVSWVEARTFTDDEKALLAAFAAQCAQALLRIRVRQAEREAMVSSRLLSESLQRSLLTEPAQPDDMQVVTRYLPAAREAYVGGDWYDAFQVPGGDTLLVVGDVAGHDRQATAAMAQVRGVLRGVAHSLDASPAQVLSGLDHAMRDLRIDALVTAVLARVRTAARPAAFTWSSAGHLPPVVIRPDGAVEVLDREADLLLGVLPVTARHDHELALPPGTTVLLFTDGLVERRGESLSQGLEWLRRRVTSLAALPLDVLCDTLLTELPSDVDDDIAILAVRAVRPGVTATGGAAHPSTTDVARDDVPMPAVRRRPDVSMVLPLDVSGVRRARAFVRQHCQAAEVDHDLCDTLVLLTSETVTNAFIHGRSEARLRLLIRPDAVRIEVGDDNSRHPKRIERQDDALDGRGLDILDLLATRWGVADDIAGKVVWFELSREVPAP